From a region of the uncultured Desulfatiglans sp. genome:
- a CDS encoding hypothetical protein (Evidence 5 : Unknown function) — MSKRWILARIDAIKKAFRKMADLSFVRLSLSAPTLNGQEEMLISFHPEMVFFANLGVNLHVCLCGDHQVASAQTLDFLDIGKKSSFPDWKLGCTGKSFPDGD; from the coding sequence TTGTCGAAACGGTGGATATTGGCTAGGATAGACGCCATCAAAAAAGCCTTTAGAAAAATGGCTGATCTCAGCTTTGTCCGGCTCAGCCTATCCGCCCCCACCCTTAATGGCCAGGAAGAAATGTTAATCAGTTTCCATCCGGAAATGGTCTTTTTTGCCAATCTCGGCGTCAATCTGCACGTTTGCTTGTGCGGCGACCACCAGGTCGCCTCCGCGCAAACGCTTGATTTCCTTGATATTGGCAAAAAATCCTCATTTCCGGATTGGAAACTGGGTTGTACCGGGAAATCATTTCCGGATGGAGACTAA
- a CDS encoding conserved membrane hypothetical protein (Evidence 4 : Unknown function but conserved in other organisms), which produces MALLAVILGVSALWVGWQWDDYVLRFSIDPPEQYLQQTPHPLLMFSFADGDPSRLKEIMDLGWLPWWTSEDFKMAFFRPLTALTHWIDFHFWPDHPSLMHLHSLLWLGLLVGTAALTYRGILGSGACAALAGLLFAIDDAHGVPAGWLANRNALVASLFGLLAVFFHDRWRKNGKKSWLLFSCVALSLGLLGGEMAVAAGGYLLAYAFFMERGNWRTRLFSLLPSAGIGICWFVFYRGMGFGAKGSAWYIDPSTETVGYVKAVFERGPVLLFGELGFLPSDLFALLSDQGVFFFWLVAVFFLCLFSLFAVPVLRSDRASRFFALGMILSILPVATTFPFDRLLVMAGFGGAGLMARILLDASALIKFRFLPVSADGQSRVFLSYGKWFSRGLKGMVCLLAFSHMVAAPLLMPLRALSPALLGDVLHKTFDELPLNAGLAERTLIFVNGPSAAVGGFLLPMFIMGQGKAAPDGTHVLAPSIHGIELTRVDPFTLSVIPDHGFLDTPDEDGAEEGGFSALLSPAYMLQRMDMARRVFRPGERIDMPAFSVEVVNVTPDGRPSIVHFRFQVPLEDEAFGWFEWREGGYVPFVPPGVGETIRLPPPF; this is translated from the coding sequence ATGGCCTTGCTGGCGGTGATTTTGGGTGTGAGCGCCTTATGGGTAGGCTGGCAATGGGATGATTACGTCCTCCGATTTTCAATCGATCCTCCTGAGCAGTATCTTCAGCAGACCCCCCATCCCCTCCTGATGTTCTCGTTTGCCGATGGCGATCCTTCCAGGCTCAAAGAAATCATGGATTTGGGATGGTTGCCCTGGTGGACATCCGAGGACTTCAAGATGGCCTTTTTCCGGCCACTCACAGCGCTGACACACTGGATCGATTTCCATTTTTGGCCAGACCATCCTTCTTTGATGCATCTCCACAGCCTGTTATGGCTGGGTTTGCTGGTGGGGACAGCCGCCCTGACGTACCGGGGCATCCTTGGCTCAGGTGCCTGTGCTGCGCTGGCCGGGCTGCTTTTTGCGATCGATGACGCGCACGGTGTACCGGCGGGTTGGCTTGCGAATCGCAATGCATTGGTCGCATCGCTGTTTGGTTTGCTTGCTGTTTTTTTTCATGACCGATGGAGGAAAAACGGCAAAAAATCCTGGCTGCTTTTCTCCTGTGTCGCTTTATCACTCGGGCTTTTAGGCGGAGAGATGGCGGTAGCGGCCGGGGGATACCTTTTGGCTTATGCGTTTTTCATGGAGAGGGGGAATTGGAGAACTCGTCTGTTTTCCCTGCTCCCCTCTGCTGGCATAGGGATCTGCTGGTTCGTCTTCTATCGCGGGATGGGGTTCGGCGCTAAGGGCTCGGCCTGGTACATCGACCCTTCGACTGAAACGGTCGGGTATGTGAAGGCCGTCTTTGAAAGAGGGCCTGTCCTCCTTTTCGGCGAACTAGGTTTTTTGCCCTCCGATCTTTTCGCCCTGCTCTCTGACCAGGGCGTCTTCTTTTTCTGGCTCGTTGCGGTCTTTTTTCTCTGTCTGTTCAGTCTTTTTGCCGTTCCGGTTCTCCGTTCCGACCGGGCCAGTCGTTTTTTCGCTCTAGGAATGATCCTGTCCATCCTGCCCGTCGCGACTACGTTTCCTTTCGACCGCCTTCTCGTCATGGCGGGGTTTGGCGGTGCAGGGCTGATGGCGCGGATCCTGCTCGATGCTTCGGCCTTGATCAAGTTTAGGTTTCTGCCAGTCTCAGCGGATGGTCAAAGCCGGGTCTTCTTATCCTATGGAAAATGGTTTTCCCGGGGATTGAAAGGGATGGTCTGCCTGCTCGCTTTCAGTCACATGGTGGCTGCACCGCTGCTCATGCCGTTACGCGCGCTCAGCCCTGCGCTGCTTGGTGATGTGCTGCACAAGACTTTCGACGAACTGCCGCTGAATGCCGGCTTGGCCGAGCGCACGCTGATATTCGTCAACGGTCCTTCGGCTGCCGTTGGGGGGTTCCTTCTGCCTATGTTCATCATGGGCCAAGGGAAAGCGGCGCCCGACGGTACTCATGTGCTGGCGCCATCCATTCATGGAATCGAACTGACTCGAGTGGATCCATTCACCCTTTCGGTTATACCCGATCATGGTTTTCTAGATACCCCGGACGAAGATGGCGCCGAGGAAGGCGGCTTCTCCGCTCTTCTGAGCCCAGCCTATATGCTCCAGCGCATGGATATGGCCCGGCGGGTATTCCGCCCGGGAGAACGGATCGATATGCCGGCTTTTAGTGTGGAGGTAGTAAATGTAACGCCGGACGGCCGGCCGTCCATCGTCCATTTCCGTTTTCAGGTTCCCCTCGAGGATGAGGCTTTCGGATGGTTCGAGTGGAGGGAGGGTGGATATGTTCCTTTCGTTCCTCCTGGTGTGGGTGAAACCATTCGGCTTCCACCTCCCTTCTAG
- a CDS encoding conserved hypothetical protein (Evidence 4 : Unknown function but conserved in other organisms), producing MSMFRVRILLRVLRRLRAAPSRDAGRSHRKSVRFLAVDLPLILILETINRICLILDECFFRNYRNTPIEKPVFMVGPPRSGTTFLHRLLFKDNRFTSLALWEILFAPSILQKKFLLALARIDRRRGNPVYHRIVAAEERFLSGPMHRTSLFDPEEDEMLLVRTFSSGHFLIFLFPFEEEFRPLIYFDTELPKLERYQIMNFYKQCVQRHMYVFGKGKRFLSKNPGFSIKMQSLQHVFTDASFIYLARTPFESVPSNLSLFYYVHQKLPTATDDRHFVDFILGQMKDYYLYPLEKMGQLPKNKKAVVLYSDLIRNPDQTVRALYRQIEWPLTPSFAEILKGETSRAASFLSEHEYSLEQFGLSFNIIREKFREIFDIFGFETPFTETPSANMKT from the coding sequence ATGAGCATGTTCCGTGTCAGAATCCTGCTTCGGGTACTCCGCCGACTGAGAGCCGCGCCCTCTCGGGACGCAGGACGATCCCATCGAAAATCTGTCAGATTCCTGGCCGTTGACTTGCCGCTTATTTTAATCCTGGAGACCATCAACCGGATCTGCCTGATTTTAGACGAATGCTTTTTCAGGAACTACCGGAATACGCCCATCGAAAAACCGGTTTTCATGGTCGGGCCGCCCAGAAGCGGGACGACCTTTCTGCATCGCCTGCTCTTCAAGGACAACCGGTTCACTTCCCTGGCCCTATGGGAAATCCTTTTCGCCCCCTCCATCCTGCAGAAAAAGTTTCTTTTGGCCCTCGCCCGCATCGATAGGCGCAGGGGCAACCCTGTCTATCACCGGATTGTAGCAGCCGAAGAACGGTTTCTGTCGGGCCCCATGCATCGGACCAGCCTGTTCGACCCGGAGGAAGACGAAATGCTGCTGGTGCGAACCTTCAGCTCAGGGCACTTTCTGATCTTTTTATTTCCGTTTGAGGAGGAATTCCGCCCTCTGATCTATTTCGACACCGAACTCCCGAAGCTTGAGCGCTACCAGATCATGAACTTTTACAAACAATGCGTGCAGCGCCATATGTACGTCTTTGGCAAGGGCAAGCGGTTCTTGTCAAAAAACCCAGGTTTCAGTATAAAGATGCAATCTCTTCAGCATGTTTTCACCGACGCATCATTCATCTACCTGGCGAGGACCCCTTTTGAATCCGTTCCTTCGAATCTCAGTTTATTTTACTACGTCCATCAAAAACTTCCTACAGCGACCGATGACAGGCACTTTGTAGATTTCATCCTTGGACAAATGAAGGATTACTACCTTTATCCCCTCGAAAAAATGGGCCAATTGCCTAAAAATAAAAAAGCGGTTGTGCTATATAGCGATCTAATCCGCAATCCGGATCAAACCGTTCGGGCGCTATACCGCCAGATTGAGTGGCCATTGACACCCAGTTTCGCTGAAATTCTGAAGGGGGAAACATCCAGGGCCGCATCGTTCCTGAGCGAACATGAATATTCTTTAGAGCAATTCGGACTGTCCTTCAACATCATTAGGGAAAAATTTCGGGAGATATTCGATATTTTCGGATTCGAAACACCCTTTACGGAAACACCTTCCGCCAATATGAAGACATAA